A genome region from Corynebacterium uberis includes the following:
- a CDS encoding S-(hydroxymethyl)mycothiol dehydrogenase: MSETVTGIIARSKGAEVEQVPVVIPDPGPRDVIVRIQACGVCHTDLAYRDGDIEDAYPFLLGHEAAGIVETVGERVTHVAEGDFVVLNWRAVCGECRACRRGEPQYCFATFNASAAMTLEDGTELTPALGIGAFAEKTLVHEGQCTKVNPQEDPAAAGLLGCGIMAGLGAAVNTAGIKRGESVAVFGCGGVGGAAVAGAHLNNATRIIAVDVDKRKLEWARELGATHTIDSKDLSEQEVIDQVRELTDGFGPDVTIDAVGIQPTWRQAFYSRDLAGRMVMVGVPNLTDHIDIPAIDFYSRGGSLRPAWYGDCLPERDFPALVDLHLEGRFPLDRFVSERIGLGEVERAFATMKAGEVLRSVVVL, encoded by the coding sequence ATGTCTGAGACCGTGACCGGAATCATCGCCCGCTCCAAGGGCGCCGAGGTCGAGCAGGTGCCCGTGGTCATCCCGGATCCCGGCCCGCGCGACGTCATCGTGCGCATCCAGGCGTGCGGGGTGTGCCACACGGATCTGGCCTACCGCGACGGCGACATCGAGGACGCCTACCCCTTCCTGCTCGGCCACGAGGCCGCCGGCATCGTGGAGACGGTGGGCGAGCGGGTCACCCACGTGGCCGAAGGCGACTTTGTGGTGCTCAATTGGCGCGCCGTGTGCGGCGAGTGCCGGGCGTGCCGCCGCGGGGAGCCGCAGTACTGCTTTGCCACCTTCAACGCGAGCGCCGCAATGACCCTGGAGGACGGCACGGAGCTGACCCCGGCGCTGGGCATCGGGGCCTTCGCCGAAAAGACGCTCGTCCACGAGGGCCAGTGCACCAAGGTCAACCCGCAGGAAGACCCGGCCGCGGCGGGCCTGCTCGGCTGCGGGATCATGGCGGGCCTGGGCGCGGCCGTCAACACCGCGGGCATCAAGCGCGGCGAGTCCGTGGCGGTGTTCGGCTGCGGCGGCGTGGGCGGTGCTGCGGTGGCGGGTGCGCACCTGAACAATGCCACCCGCATTATCGCGGTGGACGTCGATAAGCGGAAGCTGGAGTGGGCGCGCGAGCTGGGGGCGACGCACACGATCGACTCGAAGGACTTGAGCGAACAGGAGGTCATCGACCAGGTCCGCGAGCTGACCGACGGCTTCGGCCCGGATGTCACCATCGATGCGGTGGGCATCCAGCCGACGTGGCGCCAGGCGTTCTACTCGCGCGACCTGGCGGGCCGGATGGTCATGGTGGGGGTGCCCAACCTGACGGATCACATCGACATTCCGGCCATCGATTTCTACTCGCGCGGCGGCTCGCTGCGCCCGGCATGGTACGGCGACTGCCTGCCGGAGCGAGACTTCCCGGCGCTGGTAGACCTGCACCTGGAGGGCCGGTTCCCGCTGGATCGCTTCGTCTCTGAGCGCATCGGCCTCGGCGAGGTGGAACGGGCCTTTGCCACCATGAAGGCCGGCGAGGTGCTGCGCAGCGTGGTGGTGCTCTAA
- a CDS encoding MBL fold metallo-hydrolase, with the protein MRIDHVVTHGIFALDGGQWEVDNNIWILGNDREVYVIDAAHDADPIVDAVAGRTVKGILCTHGHNDHINVAAELSTRVDAPIYLHPGDDMLWRDTLPEVPHEDLADGQLFHIDGADLRVLNTPGHSPGSCCLYLPEAGELFSGDTLFQGGPGATGRSYSSFDTIIDSLRTRLLDLPAETIVRTGHGDHTTVGAEAPHLEEWIRRGY; encoded by the coding sequence ATGCGCATCGATCACGTAGTCACCCACGGCATCTTCGCCCTTGACGGCGGGCAGTGGGAAGTAGACAACAACATCTGGATCCTCGGCAACGACCGGGAGGTCTACGTCATCGACGCCGCCCACGACGCCGACCCCATCGTCGACGCGGTCGCCGGCCGCACCGTCAAAGGCATCCTGTGCACCCACGGGCACAATGACCACATCAACGTCGCCGCCGAACTGTCCACGCGTGTCGACGCCCCCATCTACCTCCACCCCGGCGACGACATGCTGTGGCGCGACACCCTCCCGGAGGTCCCCCACGAAGACCTCGCCGACGGGCAGCTCTTCCACATCGACGGCGCGGACCTGCGGGTGCTCAACACCCCCGGCCACTCGCCCGGATCCTGCTGCCTCTACCTGCCGGAAGCCGGCGAACTGTTCTCCGGCGACACCCTCTTCCAGGGCGGGCCCGGGGCGACGGGGCGCAGCTACTCCTCCTTTGACACGATCATCGATTCGCTGCGCACCCGCCTGCTGGACCTGCCCGCAGAAACAATCGTGCGCACCGGGCACGGCGACCACACCACCGTCGGGGCGGAGGCCCCACACCTGGAGGAGTGGATCCGCCGGGGGTACTAA
- a CDS encoding NAD-dependent epimerase/dehydratase family protein: protein MRTLVTGGAGFIGSTLTDLLITQGHQVTVVDDLSSGRLDNLQQARTTGALTFVEADLRELDTQAMVDLCEQHRPEVIFHLAAQIDVRHSVADPVFDAQTNILPTIRLADAARRTGVRKIVHTSSGGSIYGEPTDFPVAETTPVDPHSPYAASKYAGEVYLNTFRHLYGLDCTHIAPANVYGPRQNPHGEAGVVAIFSERLLHGQPTKVFGDGGNTRDYVYVGDVVRAFALAGGNAGGGQRFNIGTAVETSDRQLHTLVAQAAGAPDGPEYAPARLGDVPRSALSYARAEEVLGWRPQVSIAEGVARTVEYFRGL from the coding sequence ATGCGCACACTGGTAACCGGCGGTGCCGGGTTCATCGGATCGACGTTGACTGACCTGCTCATCACGCAGGGCCACCAGGTCACCGTGGTGGACGACCTCTCCAGCGGCCGCCTGGACAACCTCCAACAGGCCCGCACCACCGGGGCGTTGACCTTCGTGGAAGCGGACCTGCGGGAACTGGACACGCAGGCGATGGTGGACCTGTGCGAACAGCACCGCCCGGAAGTCATCTTCCACCTGGCCGCCCAGATTGACGTGCGCCACTCCGTGGCCGACCCCGTCTTTGACGCGCAAACCAACATCCTGCCCACCATCCGGCTTGCCGACGCCGCCCGCCGCACCGGAGTGCGCAAAATCGTCCACACCTCCTCGGGGGGCTCCATCTACGGCGAACCCACCGACTTCCCCGTCGCCGAAACCACCCCCGTAGACCCCCACTCCCCATATGCGGCCAGCAAATACGCCGGCGAAGTCTACCTAAACACCTTCCGCCACCTCTACGGGCTGGACTGCACCCACATCGCCCCGGCCAACGTCTACGGGCCGCGCCAAAACCCCCACGGGGAGGCCGGCGTGGTGGCCATCTTCTCTGAGCGGCTGCTCCACGGCCAGCCCACCAAGGTCTTCGGCGATGGGGGCAACACCCGCGACTACGTCTACGTGGGCGACGTGGTCCGCGCGTTCGCGCTTGCCGGCGGAAACGCGGGCGGCGGGCAGCGCTTCAACATCGGCACCGCGGTGGAAACCTCAGACAGGCAGCTGCACACCCTGGTCGCGCAGGCGGCCGGCGCGCCCGATGGCCCCGAGTACGCCCCCGCCCGGCTTGGCGACGTCCCCCGTTCCGCCCTGTCCTACGCTCGCGCCGAGGAGGTGCTGGGCTGGCGCCCGCAGGTCAGCATCGCCGAGGGCGTGGCCCGCACCGTGGAGTACTTCCGGGGGCTCTAG
- a CDS encoding DsbA family protein — MSDSTPDQPNEPEKKTGSSSRLQRTPDTPEAPKVADSTDSPQVSETPEASEVSKASQAAEPSADAKAVAGDQGANAAQVAGAHEDLTPAAQDTDLSDNAGRSTEAPTEAPAEAPTVEAPAVTGQAAPEADPAADPAPDSPAAAEAGARKTNKIAPIVAGGLVLILAAGIGGYFLGQNSGHKQQIAQDAASQVGAVRMLHEPNDMHRRLDGDPLAIGEKDAPVVISYFSDLECPVCAKFDTDVEPKIIEDYVNAGKVRLEWNDMPIVNESSALGVQAGRAAAAQGKFWEFKNAVYHGEGASGHPKNDIDKYVAFAKDAGVSDLDRFRKEIEDGTYASVATNALIYGSAFGISGTPTFIINGTFLPNLPDYDTFKDLIEQGLRGETPKLPEAPAAKDKAADKAADKPAEKPADKPAGEQHEAPAPAADAPAPAEQQ; from the coding sequence ATGTCTGATAGCACCCCCGACCAGCCCAACGAACCGGAAAAGAAGACCGGCAGCTCCTCCCGCCTCCAGCGCACCCCAGACACGCCGGAGGCCCCGAAGGTAGCGGACTCCACGGATTCGCCTCAGGTGTCTGAGACCCCGGAGGCGTCTGAGGTCTCGAAGGCTTCGCAGGCCGCGGAGCCCAGCGCAGACGCGAAGGCCGTCGCCGGCGACCAAGGAGCCAACGCCGCGCAGGTCGCCGGCGCCCACGAGGATCTGACCCCCGCCGCCCAGGACACGGACCTGTCCGACAACGCCGGCCGGTCCACCGAGGCGCCCACCGAGGCCCCCGCCGAGGCACCCACCGTCGAGGCTCCGGCCGTCACCGGGCAGGCCGCCCCGGAGGCTGACCCTGCTGCTGATCCGGCTCCTGACTCCCCCGCCGCCGCAGAGGCCGGCGCGCGCAAGACCAACAAGATCGCCCCCATCGTCGCAGGCGGGCTGGTACTCATCCTGGCTGCTGGCATCGGCGGCTACTTCCTGGGCCAAAATAGCGGGCACAAGCAGCAGATCGCCCAGGATGCCGCCTCCCAGGTCGGCGCGGTGCGCATGCTCCACGAGCCCAATGACATGCACCGCCGCCTCGACGGCGACCCGCTGGCGATTGGTGAGAAGGACGCCCCCGTGGTCATCTCCTACTTCTCTGACCTGGAATGCCCGGTGTGCGCCAAGTTTGACACGGACGTCGAGCCGAAGATCATCGAGGACTATGTCAACGCCGGGAAGGTGCGCCTGGAGTGGAATGACATGCCCATTGTCAACGAGTCCTCCGCACTCGGTGTGCAGGCGGGGCGCGCCGCCGCCGCCCAGGGCAAGTTCTGGGAGTTCAAGAACGCCGTCTACCACGGCGAAGGCGCTTCCGGGCACCCCAAGAATGACATTGACAAGTATGTGGCGTTTGCCAAGGACGCCGGGGTGAGCGACCTGGACCGCTTCCGCAAGGAGATTGAAGACGGCACCTACGCCTCCGTGGCCACCAACGCCCTGATCTACGGCTCGGCGTTCGGCATCTCCGGCACGCCAACCTTCATTATCAACGGCACCTTCCTGCCGAACCTGCCCGACTATGACACCTTCAAGGACCTCATCGAGCAGGGCCTGCGCGGCGAGACTCCGAAGCTGCCGGAGGCCCCGGCGGCCAAGGACAAGGCAGCAGACAAGGCCGCTGACAAGCCTGCCGAGAAGCCGGCTGACAAGCCCGCCGGCGAGCAGCACGAGGCCCCCGCGCCCGCCGCGGATGCGCCCGCCCCGGCCGAGCAGCAGTAA